DNA from Micromonospora nigra:
GCACGCGCCGGCCGGGCTGCGCTGGGCGCTGGCCGGGCGCAACCCGGCCAAGCTGGCCGCGGTACGGGACCGGCTGGCCGCGATCGACCCGGGGCTCGCCGGGCTGCCGCTGCTGACCGCCGATGTGACCGACGCCGACGCGCTGCGGGCGGTGGCGGAGAGCACCCGGGTGCTGGCCACCACCGTCGGGCCGTACGTGCACCACGGGGAACCGCTGGTCGCGGCGTGTGCCCGCGCCGGCACCGACTACCTCGACATCACCGGCGAGCCGGAGTTCGTCGACCTGATGTACGTCCGCCACCACGCCGAGGCCGTCCGCACCGGGGCCCGCCTGGTGCACGCCTGCGGCTTCGACTCGGTCCCGCACGACCTGGGCGTCTGGTACACGCTCAAGCAGTTGCCCGCCGACGTGCCGATCGCCGTCGACGGGTTCGTCCGGGCCGGTGGCGCGTTCTCCGCCGGCACGTACCATTCGGCGCTGACCGCCTTCTCCCGCACGGCGCAGACGTCCCGCGCGGCGCGGGACCGCCGCGCGGTCGAGCCGCGACCGGACGACCGTCGCGTCCGCGCGGTGCCGGGGAAGCTGACCCGGTCGAGGGAACTGGGCGTCTGGACGGTGCCGCTGCCCACCATCGACCCGCAGGTCGTACGCCGGTCGGCCGCGGCCCGTCCCGAGTACGGGCCCGACTTCCGCTACCGGCACTTCGCGGCGGTGAAGCGGCTGCCGACGGTGCTGGCCGCCGGGGCGGGCCTGGGTGGCCTGGCCGCCCTGGTGAAGCTGCCACCGACCCGGCGCTGGCTGCTGGGGCGGCTCACCTCCGGGCAGGGGCCGAGCGCCGAGCGGCGCGCGAGGTCGTGGTTCCGGGTGCGGTTCGTCGGCACCGGCGGCGGCCGGCGGGTGGTGACGGAGGTGGCCGGCGGTGACCCCGGCTACGACGAGACGGCCAAGATGCTCGCCGAGTCGGCGCTCTGCCTCGCCCTGGACGACCTACCCGCGACCTCCGGCCAGGTGACACCGGTGACCGCGATGGGTGACGCCCTGCTGGAACGGCTCGTACGGGCGGGCCTGACGTTCCGGGTGCGGGAACAGACCACCAGCGGAACGGCTTGACCCTCCACCAGGTCGAGGTCACAGGATCAGCGGCGTGGAGAGTGGACTGCGCAGCATCGGCGAGCTGGCCCGGGCCAGCGGGCTGACCGTGAGCGCCCTGCGGTTCTACGACCGCACGGGCGTCCTGGTCCCGGCCCTGGTCGACCCGGTCACCGGCTACCGCTGGTACGCCGACGACCAGGTGGCCCCGGCCCGGCTGGTGGCCGGCCTGCGCCGGGTCGGGATGCCGCTGGCCGAGATCACGGCGGCGGTGCGCCACCGCCGTGACCCGGCGGCGGTGACCCGGCTGCTCGACAGGCACCTGCGCCGCCTCGAGGACGGCCTCGCCGATGCCCGCCGCGAACTCTCCCGGGTCCGTAGCCTGATCGATCCGGAGGAACCGATG
Protein-coding regions in this window:
- a CDS encoding saccharopine dehydrogenase family protein codes for the protein MGEDRAYDVVLFGATGFTGGLTAEYLARHAPAGLRWALAGRNPAKLAAVRDRLAAIDPGLAGLPLLTADVTDADALRAVAESTRVLATTVGPYVHHGEPLVAACARAGTDYLDITGEPEFVDLMYVRHHAEAVRTGARLVHACGFDSVPHDLGVWYTLKQLPADVPIAVDGFVRAGGAFSAGTYHSALTAFSRTAQTSRAARDRRAVEPRPDDRRVRAVPGKLTRSRELGVWTVPLPTIDPQVVRRSAAARPEYGPDFRYRHFAAVKRLPTVLAAGAGLGGLAALVKLPPTRRWLLGRLTSGQGPSAERRARSWFRVRFVGTGGGRRVVTEVAGGDPGYDETAKMLAESALCLALDDLPATSGQVTPVTAMGDALLERLVRAGLTFRVREQTTSGTA